In Thauera aromatica K172, one DNA window encodes the following:
- a CDS encoding DNA-binding protein has protein sequence MTLDNLLAIHKLVRQAPDRGGIAKLLGAATRNLADAHVAGLSNDNRFDAAYKTILQCAMVALWAKGYRTSTSQPGHHQTAIQTLPKTLGLPSRTVIVLDALRKQRNLNDYDGEPVTDAALTSCLDEAEKLLVLTRQWLATEYPELAE, from the coding sequence ATGACGCTGGATAATCTGCTGGCGATCCACAAGCTGGTGCGGCAAGCGCCGGACAGGGGCGGCATCGCCAAGCTGCTGGGCGCCGCCACGCGCAACCTTGCCGATGCCCATGTGGCGGGCCTGAGCAACGACAACCGCTTCGATGCCGCCTACAAAACCATCCTGCAGTGCGCGATGGTCGCACTGTGGGCCAAGGGCTACCGGACTTCGACCAGCCAGCCGGGGCATCATCAGACGGCGATCCAGACCCTGCCCAAGACCCTGGGTCTGCCGAGCCGGACGGTGATCGTCCTCGACGCCTTGCGCAAGCAGCGCAACCTCAACGACTACGACGGCGAGCCGGTCACCGATGCGGCGCTGACAAGCTGTCTGGATGAAGCCGAAAAGCTGCTGGTGCTGACGCGGCAATGGCTGGCCACCGAGTACCCCGAACTGGCCGAGTAA
- a CDS encoding HIT family protein, translating to MPPNLPPNCPLCALSPADILWEDARCCVIRVADAFHPGLCRVVWREHVAEMTDLLPADRRHLFAVVMATEAALRAQLRPDKINLASFGNMVPHLHWHVIPRYRDDRHFPEAVWGAAQREGAVHAAADPVALARAIDDALAEH from the coding sequence ATGCCACCGAACCTGCCCCCGAACTGTCCGCTGTGCGCCCTGTCTCCCGCCGACATCCTGTGGGAAGACGCGCGCTGCTGCGTGATCCGCGTCGCCGACGCCTTTCATCCGGGCCTGTGCCGGGTGGTATGGCGCGAGCATGTGGCCGAAATGACCGACCTGCTGCCCGCCGACCGGCGCCACCTGTTCGCCGTGGTGATGGCCACCGAGGCGGCGTTGCGCGCGCAGCTGCGCCCCGACAAGATCAACCTGGCGAGCTTCGGCAACATGGTGCCGCATCTGCACTGGCACGTGATTCCGCGCTACCGCGACGACCGCCACTTCCCCGAAGCGGTCTGGGGCGCAGCGCAACGCGAAGGCGCAGTGCATGCCGCCGCCGATCCGGTCGCCCTCGCCCGCGCCATCGACGACGCCCTCGCCGAACACTGA
- a CDS encoding MarR family transcriptional regulator — translation MTPLLDTLFGTQRQRVLGWLLLHPDDALHVRELARLTQTSAGSLHRELVRLAEAGLLTRRQQGNQVLYQANRSSPVFAELAGLFRKTGGLADILRAALLPLAGQISLALVFGSVARGEETAHSDIDVLVVGEADFADVVGALHPCQETLGREINPVVYRPAEWRDRLSHDDHFARDILNHPILLLMGNLHDAG, via the coding sequence ATGACCCCACTGCTCGACACGTTGTTCGGTACCCAGCGCCAGCGCGTGCTGGGCTGGCTGCTGCTGCACCCCGACGACGCGCTGCACGTGCGCGAACTCGCGCGACTGACGCAGACCAGCGCCGGCTCGCTGCACCGGGAACTGGTGCGCCTGGCGGAAGCCGGGCTGTTGACGCGCCGCCAGCAGGGCAACCAGGTGCTGTATCAGGCCAACCGCAGCAGCCCGGTGTTTGCGGAGCTGGCCGGGTTGTTCCGCAAGACGGGCGGACTTGCCGACATCCTGCGCGCCGCCTTGCTGCCACTGGCCGGACAGATTTCGTTGGCGCTGGTCTTCGGCTCGGTCGCCCGCGGCGAAGAGACGGCGCACTCCGACATCGACGTGCTGGTGGTGGGCGAGGCCGACTTCGCCGACGTCGTCGGCGCCCTGCATCCCTGTCAGGAAACCCTGGGGCGCGAAATCAATCCCGTCGTCTACCGGCCGGCCGAGTGGCGGGACCGCCTGTCGCATGACGATCACTTCGCCCGCGACATCCTGAATCACCCGATTCTGTTGCTGATGGGAAATCTCCATGACGCTGGATAA
- a CDS encoding type I restriction-modification system subunit M produces the protein MNHPALSSFIWSVADLLRGDYKQSEYGKVILPFTVLRRLDCVLEATKPAVLAEFAAKTKAGINPDPFLLRKAGQSFYNTSPLDLVKLLGDQDHIRQNLYAYVQAFSPAARDIFERFDFYTQVERLAKANLLYLVTEKFANIDLHPERVDNASMGLVFEELIRKFAEISNETAGEHFTPREVIRLMVNLLFIEDDDVLTPGAAVVRTIYDPTAGTGGMLSVAGEYLLEHNPQARLTMYGQELNDESYAICKADMLIKGQPVENIVAGNTLSDDGHAGRKFDYMLSNPPFGVEWKKVEKVVRQEHEQKGFDGRFGPGLPRVSDGSMLFLMHLLSKMRPAHDGGSRFGIVLNGSPLFTGGAGSGESEIRRYVLENDLVEAIVGLPTDMFYNTGISTYVWILSNKKPEDRKGWVQLIDASSFWQKMRKSLGSKRKEMGEAHIATVTRLFGDFTEAELVTAFDAAGRQLGEPQLVTNTDTPPVAPDGGRLKRVPIARIFRNEEFGYTTLTVERPLRDEHGKVVLGLKGKQKGKPQPDSALRDTENVPLTEDIGAYFQREVLPHAPDAWIDGEKSKVGYEIPFNRHFYVFEPPRSLHAIDEELKAVSANIMKMLEELAE, from the coding sequence ATGAACCACCCAGCCCTCTCATCCTTCATCTGGTCGGTCGCGGACCTGCTGCGCGGCGACTACAAGCAGTCCGAGTACGGCAAAGTCATCCTGCCCTTCACCGTACTGCGGCGCCTGGACTGCGTGCTGGAGGCGACCAAGCCCGCCGTCCTCGCCGAGTTCGCGGCCAAGACCAAGGCAGGCATCAATCCCGACCCGTTCCTGCTGCGCAAGGCGGGGCAGAGCTTCTACAACACTTCGCCGCTCGACCTGGTCAAGCTGCTGGGCGATCAGGACCACATCCGCCAGAACCTTTACGCCTACGTGCAGGCGTTTTCGCCCGCAGCGCGCGACATCTTCGAGCGTTTCGACTTCTACACCCAGGTCGAGCGCCTGGCGAAGGCGAACCTGCTGTACCTCGTCACCGAGAAGTTCGCCAATATCGACCTGCATCCCGAGAGGGTCGACAACGCCAGCATGGGGCTGGTGTTCGAGGAACTGATTCGCAAGTTCGCCGAAATCTCGAACGAGACCGCGGGGGAGCATTTCACCCCGCGCGAAGTCATCCGCCTGATGGTGAACCTGCTGTTCATCGAGGACGACGACGTGCTCACCCCGGGCGCGGCCGTGGTGCGCACCATCTACGATCCCACTGCCGGCACCGGCGGCATGCTCTCGGTGGCGGGCGAGTACCTGCTGGAGCACAACCCGCAGGCCCGGCTGACGATGTACGGCCAGGAGCTCAACGACGAGTCCTACGCCATCTGCAAGGCCGACATGCTCATCAAGGGCCAGCCGGTCGAGAACATCGTCGCCGGCAACACCCTCAGCGATGATGGCCACGCCGGGCGCAAGTTCGACTACATGCTCTCCAACCCGCCCTTCGGCGTGGAGTGGAAGAAGGTCGAGAAGGTCGTGCGCCAGGAACACGAGCAAAAGGGCTTCGACGGCCGCTTCGGCCCCGGCCTGCCGCGCGTCAGCGACGGTTCGATGCTGTTCCTGATGCATCTGCTGTCGAAGATGCGCCCGGCCCACGACGGCGGCAGCCGTTTCGGCATCGTGCTCAACGGCTCACCGCTATTCACCGGCGGCGCAGGCTCGGGCGAGAGCGAAATTCGCCGCTACGTCCTGGAGAACGACCTGGTGGAGGCCATCGTCGGCCTGCCGACCGACATGTTCTACAACACGGGCATCAGCACCTACGTCTGGATTCTTTCCAACAAGAAGCCGGAAGACCGCAAGGGCTGGGTGCAGCTCATCGACGCCAGCAGCTTCTGGCAGAAGATGAGGAAGAGCCTGGGCAGCAAGCGCAAGGAGATGGGCGAGGCCCACATCGCCACCGTCACCCGCCTGTTCGGCGACTTCACCGAGGCCGAGCTGGTCACGGCATTCGATGCCGCCGGCCGGCAACTGGGCGAGCCGCAACTCGTCACCAACACCGACACGCCGCCGGTTGCCCCCGACGGCGGCCGGCTCAAGCGCGTGCCCATCGCACGCATCTTCCGCAACGAGGAGTTCGGCTACACCACCCTCACCGTCGAACGCCCGCTGCGCGACGAGCACGGCAAGGTGGTGCTGGGGCTGAAGGGCAAGCAGAAGGGCAAACCCCAGCCCGACAGCGCACTGCGCGACACCGAGAACGTGCCGCTGACCGAGGACATCGGTGCGTACTTCCAGCGCGAGGTGCTGCCGCACGCGCCCGACGCCTGGATCGACGGGGAGAAGAGCAAGGTCGGCTACGAGATTCCGTTCAACCGTCACTTCTACGTTTTCGAACCGCCGCGCAGCCTGCATGCGATCGACGAGGAGCTGAAGGCGGTCTCGGCGAACATCATGAAGATGCTGGAGGAGCTGGCGGAATGA
- a CDS encoding class II glutamine amidotransferase: MCQLLGMNCNVPTDICFSFAGFRARGGLTDHHRDGWGIAFFEGAGVRVFLDPAPSAASPVAELVKHYPIRSLNVIAHIRKATQGGIRLENTHPFQRELWGRYWVFAHNGNLKEFAPALGGRFLPVGTTDSERAFCYLLDRLAARFPQGAPAPAALHAALRELALEVGRRGEFNFLLSDGDWLFAHCSSRLCYILRKAPFAVAHLADEDLTVDFNQLTTPDDRVAVIATTPLTDNEAWTEIPPGNLFAFHDGLPVGLGETRTVAQEVPRRLPDHGRAPDAE, encoded by the coding sequence ATGTGCCAATTGCTCGGCATGAACTGCAACGTGCCGACCGACATCTGCTTCTCCTTCGCCGGCTTCCGCGCCCGTGGCGGACTCACCGACCACCACCGCGACGGCTGGGGAATCGCCTTTTTCGAAGGCGCCGGAGTGCGCGTCTTCCTCGACCCGGCGCCGAGCGCCGCCTCCCCGGTCGCGGAGCTGGTGAAGCACTACCCGATCCGTTCGCTGAACGTGATCGCCCACATCCGCAAGGCGACCCAGGGCGGGATCCGGCTCGAGAACACCCATCCCTTCCAGCGCGAGCTGTGGGGGCGGTACTGGGTCTTCGCCCACAACGGCAACCTGAAGGAGTTCGCCCCGGCGCTCGGCGGACGCTTCCTGCCGGTGGGCACGACCGACTCCGAGCGGGCGTTCTGCTACCTCCTCGACCGCCTCGCCGCGCGTTTCCCACAGGGGGCTCCGGCCCCCGCCGCACTGCACGCCGCGCTGCGCGAGCTCGCGCTCGAAGTCGGCCGCCGCGGCGAGTTCAACTTCCTGCTCTCCGACGGCGACTGGCTGTTCGCCCACTGCTCGTCACGCCTGTGCTACATCCTGCGCAAAGCGCCGTTCGCCGTCGCCCACCTCGCCGACGAGGACCTGACGGTCGATTTCAACCAGCTCACCACGCCCGACGACCGCGTCGCTGTGATCGCGACGACGCCGCTAACCGACAACGAGGCCTGGACCGAGATCCCCCCCGGCAATCTGTTCGCTTTCCATGACGGCCTCCCGGTCGGGCTGGGCGAGACCCGCACGGTGGCACAGGAGGTTCCGCGCCGCCTCCCGGACCATGGTCGCGCGCCGGATGCGGAATAA
- the phoR gene encoding phosphate regulon sensor histidine kinase PhoR, with product MLALAALAGLYRDSDAALAILALCVLGWAIMLARHLRLLVEWARQPVDTPVPRGEGLWGSVFAEIGDRFEREAEVREKLSAELGRFQQAAQAMPDGVLYLGEGDRIEWLNPVAEQHFDLDRRDHLRIPIGNLVRQPEFIRYLEAGDQSEPLLMRSLRRKEGALQVQLIRFAGHRRLLLSRDISQLEKLENMRRDFVANVSHELRTPLTVVGGFLETLIDGLDDFSRADVLHYLTLASEQSTRMQCLIEELLTLSALETGAPAPLEEAVEAEVLVREVYDETRLLSAGRHTLRLDLAGDGTLLGSRKELHSAFANLASNAVRYTPTGGHIEIGWRSGPECAGGGGEFWVGDDGIGIDAADIPRLTERFYRVDRGRSRETGGTGLGLAIVKHVVTRHRAELVVDSTPGKGSRFTVRFPPARIEHAQR from the coding sequence CTGCGCTTGCTGGTCGAATGGGCGCGGCAGCCGGTCGACACTCCGGTCCCGCGCGGCGAAGGGCTGTGGGGCAGCGTTTTTGCCGAGATCGGCGACCGCTTCGAGCGCGAGGCCGAAGTGCGGGAAAAACTGTCGGCCGAGCTCGGCCGTTTCCAGCAGGCGGCCCAGGCGATGCCCGACGGCGTCCTGTACCTGGGCGAGGGCGACCGTATCGAATGGCTCAATCCGGTGGCCGAGCAGCATTTCGATCTCGACCGGCGCGATCACCTGCGGATTCCGATCGGAAACCTCGTGCGCCAGCCCGAATTCATCCGCTACCTCGAGGCCGGTGACCAGAGCGAGCCGCTGCTGATGCGCTCGCTGCGGCGCAAGGAGGGCGCGCTGCAGGTGCAGCTGATCCGTTTCGCGGGCCATCGCCGGCTGCTGCTGTCGCGCGACATTTCGCAGCTGGAGAAGCTCGAGAACATGCGCCGCGACTTCGTCGCCAACGTCTCCCACGAGTTGCGCACGCCGCTCACCGTGGTCGGCGGCTTTCTCGAAACCCTGATCGACGGGCTCGACGACTTTTCCCGCGCCGACGTCCTCCACTACCTGACTCTCGCCAGCGAGCAATCCACCCGCATGCAGTGTCTGATCGAGGAGCTGTTGACCTTGTCCGCGCTCGAAACCGGCGCGCCGGCGCCGCTCGAGGAGGCGGTGGAGGCCGAAGTCCTGGTGCGTGAGGTCTACGACGAAACCCGGCTGCTGTCGGCGGGACGGCATACGCTGCGCCTGGACCTGGCCGGTGATGGGACGCTGCTCGGCAGCCGCAAGGAGCTGCACAGCGCGTTCGCCAACCTGGCGAGCAATGCGGTGCGCTACACCCCCACCGGCGGCCACATCGAGATCGGCTGGCGCAGCGGCCCGGAATGCGCCGGAGGAGGCGGCGAGTTCTGGGTCGGCGACGACGGCATCGGCATCGACGCCGCTGATATCCCGCGCCTGACCGAGCGCTTCTATCGCGTCGATCGCGGCCGCTCGCGCGAGACCGGCGGTACCGGCCTCGGGCTGGCCATCGTCAAGCACGTCGTCACCCGCCACCGGGCGGAGCTCGTCGTCGACAGCACGCCGGGCAAAGGCAGCCGGTTTACGGTGCGTTTTCCGCCGGCCCGAATCGAGCACGCGCAGCGCTGA
- a CDS encoding restriction endonuclease subunit S: MSLPRYPEYKDSGVAWLGEVPAHWDVRRLGFFFEERRQKVSDMDYPALSVTKGGVVPQLETAAKTDDGDNRKLVCAGDFVINSRSDRKGSAGAARQDGSVSLICTVLRPAPGINIDFIHHLLRSVSFQEEFYRYGKGIVADLWSTNYSEMRNILLALPSQPEQGVIAAFLDRETAKIDALLAEQEKLIALLAEKRQATISHAVTKGLNPDAPMKDSGVAWLGEVPAHWKVARMKHIVHEGIAGPYGSSLTKAMYVASGYRVYGQQQVIPNDFSVGDYYISEDKFSEMTRYLVRPNDILISVMGTIGRAALVPADVEPGVINPRLVLYRAKERVIAPRYLQVFINNPTSQRYFSLAAQGTTMEGLNMVSIGELHISLPSLDEQHEILEFIDGETAHLDALTTEATRAITLLKERRSALIAAAVTGKIDVRGVAELAPAAVPA, encoded by the coding sequence ATGAGTCTGCCGAGGTATCCCGAGTACAAGGACAGCGGGGTGGCGTGGCTGGGGGAGGTGCCGGCGCATTGGGATGTGCGTCGTCTTGGCTTCTTTTTCGAGGAGCGTCGTCAGAAAGTAAGCGACATGGACTATCCGGCGCTCTCGGTTACCAAAGGTGGCGTAGTTCCGCAGCTTGAGACAGCAGCCAAAACCGATGACGGCGACAACCGAAAGCTCGTTTGCGCCGGAGATTTCGTCATAAATAGCCGTTCTGACCGGAAGGGGTCGGCGGGCGCAGCACGACAGGATGGCTCTGTGTCACTCATCTGCACGGTGCTTCGGCCAGCCCCTGGCATCAACATCGACTTTATTCACCACTTGCTCAGAAGCGTTTCTTTCCAGGAGGAGTTCTATCGCTATGGGAAAGGCATCGTCGCCGACTTATGGAGCACGAACTATTCCGAGATGCGCAACATCCTGTTGGCCCTGCCAAGCCAGCCAGAACAAGGAGTCATCGCCGCCTTCCTCGACCGCGAAACCGCGAAGATCGACGCGCTGCTCGCCGAGCAGGAAAAGCTCATCGCCCTGCTGGCCGAAAAGCGCCAGGCGACCATCTCCCACGCCGTCACCAAGGGACTGAACCCGGATGCACCGATGAAGGATTCGGGCGTGGCGTGGCTGGGGGAGGTGCCGGCGCATTGGAAAGTGGCTCGCATGAAGCACATTGTGCATGAAGGCATCGCCGGGCCATACGGTTCGTCGCTTACCAAGGCCATGTACGTAGCCTCCGGCTACCGCGTGTACGGACAACAGCAGGTCATCCCGAACGATTTTTCTGTCGGAGACTACTACATCTCGGAGGACAAGTTTTCCGAGATGACTCGCTACTTGGTACGGCCGAACGACATTCTAATCAGCGTCATGGGAACCATCGGTCGCGCTGCACTAGTGCCTGCCGATGTGGAGCCTGGAGTCATCAACCCCCGGCTCGTTCTATATCGCGCAAAAGAAAGGGTTATTGCTCCACGATACCTACAGGTGTTCATCAACAATCCAACGAGTCAGAGATATTTTTCATTGGCAGCCCAAGGAACAACGATGGAGGGACTCAACATGGTCTCGATAGGTGAATTGCATATTTCGTTGCCATCGTTGGACGAACAGCACGAAATTTTAGAATTCATCGATGGCGAGACTGCTCACCTCGATGCACTGACCACGGAAGCCACCCGCGCCATCACCCTCCTCAAGGAACGCCGCAGCGCCCTCATCGCCGCCGCCGTGACCGGCAAGATCGACGTGCGCGGCGTGGCGGAGCTTGCCCCGGCGGCCGTTCCGGCCTAA
- a CDS encoding PDDEXK nuclease domain-containing protein: MKRSSGNPSTIDNAARAEFGEILQLIASARQRAVQAVNTALIDLYWQVGEVISRKIAAAEWGDGVVRQLAEHVARSQPGLRGFTARNLFRMRQFYEAYRDQQLVSALLTQLPWTHHLIILGQSKRPEEREFYLRRAIREQWSSRELERQFKTALFERTVLSPAKVSPVARRTHPEALSVFKDSYLVEFLDLPASHAERDLHRGLLHRLRDFLIELGRDFCFVGSEYPLQVGGRDFALDLLFFHRGLNCLVAIELKVGRFEPEYLGKLGFYLEALDRDVRKAHENPAIGVLLCASKDDEVVEYALSRSLSPALIAEYQTQLPDRRLLQAKLHEFYQLDAADRGDEA; this comes from the coding sequence ATGAAGCGCTCTTCCGGCAACCCGAGCACCATCGACAACGCCGCCAGAGCGGAATTCGGCGAGATCCTCCAGCTCATCGCCAGCGCCCGGCAGCGGGCGGTGCAGGCGGTCAACACCGCGCTGATCGATCTCTACTGGCAGGTCGGCGAAGTCATCAGCCGCAAGATCGCCGCCGCCGAATGGGGCGATGGGGTGGTCAGGCAGCTCGCCGAACACGTCGCCCGCAGCCAGCCCGGCCTGCGCGGCTTCACTGCGCGCAACCTGTTCCGCATGCGCCAGTTTTATGAGGCATACCGCGACCAGCAATTAGTGTCAGCACTGCTGACACAATTACCCTGGACCCATCACCTCATCATTCTCGGCCAAAGCAAACGCCCGGAGGAGCGCGAGTTCTACCTGCGTCGGGCGATCCGCGAGCAGTGGTCGAGTCGCGAGCTGGAGCGCCAGTTCAAGACCGCGCTGTTCGAACGCACCGTGCTGAGTCCCGCAAAAGTCTCGCCAGTGGCGCGACGAACCCACCCCGAAGCGCTCAGCGTGTTCAAGGACAGTTACCTGGTCGAATTCCTCGACCTTCCGGCCAGCCATGCCGAACGCGACCTGCACCGCGGGCTGCTGCACCGGCTCAGGGATTTCCTGATCGAGCTCGGCCGCGACTTCTGCTTCGTCGGCTCGGAATACCCGCTGCAGGTCGGCGGCCGCGACTTCGCGCTCGACCTGCTGTTCTTCCATCGCGGCCTGAACTGCCTGGTCGCCATCGAACTCAAGGTCGGCCGCTTCGAGCCGGAATACCTGGGCAAGCTCGGCTTCTACCTCGAAGCCCTCGACCGCGACGTCCGCAAGGCCCACGAAAACCCGGCCATCGGCGTGCTGCTGTGCGCCAGCAAGGATGACGAGGTCGTCGAATACGCCTTGAGCCGCAGCCTGTCGCCGGCGCTGATCGCCGAATACCAGACGCAACTGCCCGACAGGCGATTGCTGCAGGCCAAGCTGCACGAGTTCTATCAACTGGATGCGGCCGACCGGGGAGACGAGGCATGA